One Lysobacter enzymogenes DNA segment encodes these proteins:
- a CDS encoding type II secretion system F family protein, which produces MSATRSATRAASKTAPQVRRENPLALFVWQGTDKRGIKMKGEQAAKNANLLRAELRRQGITPTVVKPKAKPLFGASGKRITATDIAIFSRQIATMLKSGVPIVTSLEIIGEGHKNPRMKTLLNAVRSDLESGLSLYEAMSRHPVQFDELYRNLVKAGESAGVLETVLDTVATYKENIETLKGKIKKALYYPATVIAVAILVSAILLVFVVPQFKATFQSFGADLPAFTLMVIGMSEFMIQWWWAVLLLVVGAGVAFVMAKNRSLAFSHFIDRMMLKLPIVGQILHNAAIARFARTLAVSFRAGVPLVEALDTVAGATGNVVYEKAVLRIRDDVSVGYQVNMAMKQVNLFPHMVIQMTAIGEEAGALDTMLVKVAEFYEQEVNNAVDALSSLLEPLIMIILGVIVGGMVIAMYLPIFKLAATI; this is translated from the coding sequence ATGTCCGCGACCCGTTCCGCCACTCGCGCCGCCAGCAAGACCGCCCCCCAGGTCCGCCGCGAAAATCCCCTGGCCCTGTTCGTCTGGCAGGGCACCGACAAGCGCGGCATCAAGATGAAGGGCGAGCAGGCGGCCAAGAACGCCAACCTGCTGCGCGCCGAGCTGCGCCGCCAGGGCATCACCCCGACCGTGGTCAAGCCCAAGGCCAAGCCGCTGTTCGGCGCCTCCGGCAAGCGCATCACCGCGACCGACATCGCCATCTTCAGCCGCCAGATCGCGACCATGCTGAAGTCCGGCGTGCCGATCGTGACCTCGCTGGAGATCATCGGCGAGGGCCACAAGAACCCGCGCATGAAGACCCTGCTCAACGCCGTGCGCTCCGATCTGGAAAGCGGCTTGTCGCTGTACGAGGCGATGTCCCGGCATCCGGTGCAGTTCGACGAGCTCTACCGCAACCTGGTCAAGGCCGGCGAATCGGCGGGCGTGCTCGAAACCGTGCTGGACACGGTCGCCACGTACAAGGAAAACATCGAAACCCTCAAGGGCAAGATCAAGAAAGCCTTGTACTACCCGGCCACGGTCATCGCGGTGGCGATCCTGGTCAGCGCGATCCTGCTGGTGTTCGTGGTGCCGCAGTTCAAGGCGACGTTCCAGAGCTTCGGCGCGGATCTGCCGGCCTTCACCTTGATGGTGATCGGCATGAGCGAATTCATGATCCAGTGGTGGTGGGCCGTCCTGCTGCTGGTGGTCGGCGCCGGCGTCGCCTTCGTCATGGCCAAGAACCGCTCGCTGGCGTTCTCCCACTTCATCGACCGGATGATGCTCAAGCTGCCGATCGTGGGCCAGATCCTGCACAACGCGGCCATCGCCCGCTTCGCCCGCACCCTGGCCGTCAGCTTCCGCGCCGGCGTGCCGCTGGTGGAAGCGCTCGATACCGTCGCCGGCGCGACCGGCAACGTCGTCTACGAGAAGGCCGTGCTGCGCATCCGCGACGACGTCTCGGTCGGCTACCAGGTCAACATGGCGATGAAGCAGGTCAACCTGTTCCCGCACATGGTGATCCAGATGACCGCGATCGGCGAAGAGGCCGGCGCGCTCGACACCATGCTGGTCAAGGTCGCGGAGTTCTACGAGCAGGAGGTCAACAACGCCGTCGACGCGCTGTCGAGCCTGCTCGAACCGCTGATCATGATCATCCTGGGCGTCATCGTCGGCGGCATGGTCATCGCGATGTATCTGCCGATCTTCAAGCTGGCCGCCACGATCTGA
- a CDS encoding pilin, which produces MKKQQGFTLIELMIVIAILGILIAIALPAYQDYQVRTKATEGLNVAAAAKLAVAEAANDNGGVDKIKTADVAYKFTAGDTKYIDTIVIGDAGKITVTTRNTGATAPIVFELTPTTNTDRTAIDWACKGTGGDKPSQLPSSCRPKAT; this is translated from the coding sequence ATGAAGAAGCAGCAAGGCTTTACCCTCATCGAACTGATGATCGTCATCGCGATCCTCGGCATCCTGATCGCCATCGCGCTGCCGGCCTACCAGGACTACCAGGTCCGCACCAAGGCCACCGAAGGTCTGAACGTCGCCGCCGCCGCCAAGCTGGCCGTCGCCGAAGCCGCCAACGACAATGGGGGGGTCGACAAGATCAAGACCGCCGACGTCGCTTACAAGTTCACCGCGGGCGACACCAAGTACATCGACACCATCGTCATCGGCGACGCGGGCAAGATCACCGTGACCACCCGCAACACCGGTGCGACCGCCCCGATCGTGTTCGAACTGACCCCGACGACCAACACCGACCGCACCGCGATCGACTGGGCGTGCAAGGGCACCGGCGGCGACAAGCCCTCGCAGCTGCCGTCCTCCTGCCGTCCGAAGGCCACCTAA
- a CDS encoding sigma-54-dependent transcriptional regulator — protein sequence MAETRSALVVDDERDIRELLVMTLGRMGLRCDTASGLNEARSQLLRNRYDLCLTDMRLPDGSGMDLVAEISQKHPNTPVAMITAFGNVEAAVEALKAGAFDFVAKPVDLSVLRDLVRHALELHETRRSASEAVGSRLYGESPAMIKLRQTIGKVARSQAPVYIAGESGVGKELVARTIHSEGGRADGPFVPVNCGAIPAELMESEFFGHKKGSFTGAHADKPGLFQAADGGTLFLDEVAELPLAMQVKLLRAIQEKSIRPVGAQAEVTVDVRILSATHKDLAALVAEGRFRQDLYYRINVIELRVPPLRERLDDLPGLAAKILHRLAGNQGRPVPRLGDDALEALRAYNFPGNVRELENILERALALAEGEVLSAGDLRLPRLATQAPPGAVAPGAAPPPAGQPVPPGAVDPRTLNPRDTATSALPSYIEEIERAAIQQALQENRYNKTRTAAALGITFRALRYKLKKLGID from the coding sequence ATGGCTGAAACCCGTAGTGCATTGGTAGTCGACGACGAACGCGACATCCGCGAGTTGCTCGTCATGACGTTGGGCCGCATGGGCCTGCGTTGCGATACCGCGTCGGGCCTCAACGAGGCCCGCAGCCAGCTGCTGCGCAATCGTTACGATCTGTGCCTGACCGACATGCGCCTGCCCGACGGCTCGGGCATGGACCTGGTCGCCGAGATCAGCCAGAAGCATCCCAACACTCCGGTGGCGATGATCACCGCCTTCGGCAACGTCGAGGCCGCGGTGGAAGCGCTCAAGGCCGGCGCGTTCGACTTCGTCGCCAAGCCGGTCGACTTGTCGGTGCTGCGCGACCTGGTGCGCCACGCGCTGGAGCTGCACGAGACCCGCCGCAGCGCCAGCGAGGCGGTCGGCTCGCGCCTGTACGGCGAATCGCCGGCGATGATCAAGCTGCGCCAGACCATCGGCAAGGTCGCGCGCAGCCAGGCGCCGGTGTACATCGCAGGCGAATCGGGCGTGGGCAAGGAACTGGTCGCGCGCACCATCCATTCCGAGGGCGGCCGCGCCGACGGCCCGTTCGTGCCGGTCAACTGCGGCGCGATCCCGGCCGAGCTGATGGAAAGCGAATTCTTCGGCCACAAGAAGGGCAGCTTCACCGGCGCCCACGCCGACAAGCCGGGCCTGTTCCAGGCCGCCGATGGCGGCACCTTGTTCCTCGACGAAGTCGCCGAGCTGCCGCTGGCGATGCAGGTCAAGCTGCTGCGCGCGATCCAGGAAAAATCGATCCGTCCGGTCGGCGCCCAAGCCGAGGTCACGGTGGACGTGCGCATCCTCTCGGCCACCCACAAGGACCTGGCCGCGCTGGTCGCCGAAGGCCGCTTCCGCCAGGACCTGTACTACCGCATCAACGTCATCGAGTTGCGCGTGCCGCCGCTGCGCGAGCGCCTGGACGACCTGCCCGGCCTGGCCGCGAAGATCCTCCACCGCCTGGCCGGCAACCAGGGCCGGCCGGTGCCGCGACTGGGCGACGACGCGCTCGAGGCGCTGCGCGCCTACAACTTCCCCGGCAACGTGCGCGAACTGGAGAACATCCTCGAACGCGCGCTGGCCCTGGCCGAAGGCGAAGTCCTCAGCGCCGGCGACCTGCGCCTGCCGCGCCTGGCCACCCAGGCCCCGCCGGGCGCCGTCGCCCCCGGCGCCGCCCCGCCGCCCGCCGGCCAGCCCGTGCCCCCGGGCGCGGTCGACCCGCGCACGCTCAACCCGCGCGACACCGCCACCAGCGCCCTGCCGTCCTACATCGAAGAGATCGAACGCGCCGCCATCCAACAGGCGCTGCAGGAGAACCGCTACAACAAGACCCGCACCGCGGCCGCGCTGGGCATTACGTTCCGGGCGCTGCGCTATAAGCTGAAGAAGCTCGGGATCGACTGA
- a CDS encoding phosphoethanolamine transferase produces the protein MAGLFYGRLRDLALGLLFLACLAPAITLLLYSNIALNAGERVTVMGASALSLLVLYALLERFPRAALLLLAGASAIALLEIRFITDYGWPINANSLSLIAETNTAEARDLLGSLPSGLIAGWAAVALLTLAAWPGAPPAMPVRRRGRILAYSLAGSAALTALAFVSTPAADAEGDDAIFPAQIYGQGLALRGAFPAGLPFVVTDYFRERHALKVAYERNQRFRFGATGAKSDHPRVFVLVIGETSRADRWGLNGYARDTTPRLGARHDLIAFRHMLSPWSYSRQAVPTIVSRKPPSNTSAVFDEASIVTAFKEAGFHTTWISLQAPVGFFESPISIHAYEADRVLFLNPVDYTSHGKPDTAAIPELEKILRAPQDRDRFVVIHTLGSHFQYSNRYPAEFARYLPDRPRDRPARLFDPGDREVLSNAYDNSIAFTDHFLNQAIQSLERHPDVESWLFYSSDHGEALFDDCRQYSGHGQSSRQSHSVASLFWASPLYAAGHPQYLQNLRGYRERLVSTAMLFETLTDLGGLTVPGRRQNNSLAAENLRKAEEVVTVFDDSGWKCPTPQAP, from the coding sequence ATGGCGGGGCTTTTTTATGGGCGGCTGCGCGATCTCGCGCTGGGCCTGCTGTTCCTGGCCTGCCTCGCCCCCGCGATCACCTTGCTGCTGTACTCCAACATCGCGTTGAACGCCGGCGAACGCGTCACGGTGATGGGCGCCAGCGCGCTCAGCCTGCTGGTGCTGTACGCCTTGCTGGAGCGCTTCCCGCGCGCGGCCTTGCTGCTGCTGGCCGGAGCGAGCGCCATCGCCTTGCTGGAGATCCGCTTCATCACCGACTACGGCTGGCCGATCAACGCCAACAGCCTGTCGCTGATCGCCGAAACCAATACCGCCGAAGCGCGCGACTTGCTCGGATCCTTGCCATCCGGCCTCATCGCAGGCTGGGCCGCGGTCGCCCTGCTGACGTTGGCCGCATGGCCGGGTGCGCCGCCGGCGATGCCGGTACGGCGACGCGGGCGGATTCTCGCCTACAGCCTCGCCGGCTCGGCCGCGCTGACCGCCCTGGCCTTCGTCAGCACCCCGGCGGCGGACGCCGAGGGCGACGACGCCATCTTTCCTGCGCAGATCTACGGCCAAGGATTAGCCCTGCGCGGCGCCTTCCCCGCGGGACTGCCCTTCGTGGTGACCGACTACTTCCGCGAAAGGCATGCCCTGAAGGTCGCCTACGAACGCAATCAACGCTTCCGCTTCGGCGCGACCGGCGCGAAGTCGGACCATCCGCGGGTGTTCGTGCTGGTGATCGGCGAAACCTCGCGCGCCGACCGCTGGGGCCTCAATGGCTATGCGCGCGACACGACCCCGCGGCTGGGCGCGCGCCACGACCTGATCGCCTTCCGGCACATGCTGTCGCCGTGGAGCTACAGCCGCCAGGCGGTCCCCACCATCGTCAGCAGAAAGCCGCCGAGCAACACCTCCGCCGTGTTCGACGAGGCGTCGATCGTCACTGCCTTCAAGGAAGCCGGCTTCCATACCACCTGGATCTCGCTGCAGGCGCCGGTCGGCTTCTTCGAGTCGCCGATCTCGATCCATGCCTACGAGGCGGACCGGGTCCTGTTCCTCAATCCGGTCGACTACACCAGCCACGGCAAGCCCGACACCGCCGCGATCCCGGAACTGGAAAAGATCCTGCGCGCCCCGCAAGACAGGGACCGCTTCGTGGTCATCCACACTCTCGGCAGCCATTTCCAGTATTCCAACCGCTACCCGGCCGAGTTCGCCCGCTACTTGCCCGACCGCCCGCGCGACCGCCCCGCGCGCCTGTTCGACCCCGGCGATCGCGAAGTGCTGTCCAACGCCTACGACAATTCCATCGCGTTCACCGACCACTTCTTGAACCAGGCGATCCAGTCGCTCGAACGTCATCCGGACGTCGAGTCGTGGCTGTTCTACTCATCCGACCACGGCGAGGCCCTGTTCGACGACTGCCGCCAGTACAGCGGGCACGGGCAGTCGAGCCGGCAGAGCCATTCGGTGGCCTCGCTGTTCTGGGCGTCGCCGCTTTACGCGGCCGGGCATCCGCAGTACCTGCAGAACCTGCGCGGCTACCGCGAGCGCCTGGTGTCCACCGCGATGCTGTTCGAAACCTTGACCGACCTGGGCGGGCTCACTGTGCCGGGCCGGCGCCAGAACAACAGCCTCGCCGCCGAAAACCTGCGCAAGGCCGAGGAAGTTGTGACCGTGTTCGACGATTCGGGCTGGAAATGCCCCACGCCGCAGGCGCCCTAG
- a CDS encoding prepilin peptidase, translating into MAFLDQNPGLGYPLAAGLGLLLGSFYNVVILRLPKRLEWQWKKDAREILELPEVYDPPPPGIVVERSHCPHCKHQLAWFENIPLFSYLALRGRCRHCKTPISMQYPAVEFITMLLMVACVARFGFGWQGFGAMVFTSFLIILSGIDLRTQYLPDSLTLPLMWLGIVAASDNLYFPVKPAVLGAIAGFGSLWLVNWIYKQYQVVVRRVKDPRDGMGGGDFKLLAAIGAWVGLKGVLPTILMSSLVGAVIGSIWLAIKGRDMGVPIPFGPYLAIAGWIVFFWGESLLQAYLSYSGLR; encoded by the coding sequence ATGGCATTCCTAGACCAGAACCCCGGCCTCGGGTACCCGCTCGCGGCCGGCCTCGGGCTGCTGCTCGGCAGTTTCTACAACGTCGTCATCCTGCGCCTGCCCAAGCGGCTGGAATGGCAGTGGAAGAAGGACGCGCGCGAAATCCTGGAGTTGCCGGAGGTCTACGACCCGCCGCCGCCCGGGATCGTGGTCGAGCGCTCGCATTGCCCGCACTGCAAGCACCAGCTGGCCTGGTTCGAGAACATTCCGCTGTTCAGCTATCTCGCGCTGCGCGGTCGCTGCCGGCACTGCAAGACGCCGATCTCGATGCAGTACCCGGCGGTCGAGTTCATCACCATGCTGCTGATGGTGGCTTGCGTCGCCCGCTTCGGCTTCGGCTGGCAGGGCTTCGGGGCGATGGTGTTCACCAGCTTCCTGATCATCCTGTCCGGGATCGACCTGCGCACCCAGTACCTGCCCGACAGCCTCACCCTGCCGTTGATGTGGCTGGGCATCGTCGCCGCCAGCGACAACCTGTATTTCCCGGTGAAACCGGCGGTGCTCGGCGCGATCGCCGGCTTCGGCAGCCTGTGGCTGGTCAACTGGATCTACAAGCAGTACCAGGTGGTGGTCAGACGGGTCAAAGATCCGCGCGACGGCATGGGCGGCGGCGATTTCAAGCTGCTCGCCGCGATCGGCGCCTGGGTCGGGCTCAAGGGCGTGCTGCCGACGATCCTGATGTCCTCGCTGGTCGGCGCTGTGATCGGTTCGATCTGGCTGGCGATCAAGGGCCGCGACATGGGCGTGCCGATCCCGTTCGGGCCGTACCTGGCCATCGCCGGCTGGATCGTGTTCTTCTGGGGCGAGAGCCTGCTGCAGGCCTACCTGTCCTACTCCGGACTGCGTTGA
- the coaE gene encoding dephospho-CoA kinase (Dephospho-CoA kinase (CoaE) performs the final step in coenzyme A biosynthesis.), which translates to MAAFCVGVTGGVASGKSEVTRRFEALGVTVADADLAARAAVAPGSDGLAEVAAAFGPQVLDADGGMDRAAMRRLVFNDDAARKRLESIVHPRVRAMLQAQCAQAPGAYAIAAIPLLAEGGREAYPWLQRVLVVDVPVAVQQARVMQRDRIDAELAARMIAAQATREARLAIADDIVVNDGSLDALQAQVEALDRRYRAMAAAAD; encoded by the coding sequence ATGGCCGCGTTCTGCGTCGGCGTCACCGGCGGCGTGGCCTCGGGCAAGAGCGAGGTCACCCGGCGTTTCGAAGCGCTGGGCGTAACAGTCGCCGATGCCGACCTCGCCGCGCGCGCCGCGGTCGCGCCCGGCAGCGACGGGCTGGCCGAAGTCGCGGCCGCGTTCGGGCCGCAGGTGCTCGACGCCGACGGCGGCATGGACCGCGCCGCGATGCGGCGCCTGGTGTTCAACGACGACGCCGCGCGCAAGCGCCTGGAATCCATCGTCCACCCGCGCGTGCGGGCCATGCTGCAGGCGCAGTGCGCGCAGGCGCCGGGCGCTTACGCGATCGCGGCGATTCCGCTGCTGGCCGAGGGCGGCCGCGAAGCCTATCCGTGGCTGCAGCGGGTGCTGGTGGTCGACGTGCCGGTCGCCGTGCAGCAAGCGCGGGTCATGCAGCGCGACCGCATCGATGCCGAACTGGCCGCGCGCATGATCGCCGCGCAGGCCACGCGCGAGGCGCGACTGGCGATCGCCGACGATATCGTGGTCAACGACGGGTCGCTGGACGCGCTGCAGGCGCAGGTCGAGGCGCTGGACCGGCGCTATCGGGCGATGGCGGCCGCGGCGGATTGA
- a CDS encoding Nudix family hydrolase encodes MIRDARGRVLLTRRTEGRDLAGLWEFPGGKREPGETPEAALSRELHEELGIDAEIGAEVIRVPQIYPDKRLVLDVRHVRAWRGSARGREGQALAWVPPHKLASYAMPPADRPVVAALEQPERYLVTPEPEDDGVWLAGLSTALAAGVRRVQLRAPALAAGDRARWRQLAAAAAKRCRAAKAELLVNADLELAHELGLGLHLRAAQLRELGERPLAAGLPLAASCHDADELRAAQALGCDFAVVGSVKPTPSHPSVLGIGWEAFAALRESVSLPIYAIGGLGPDDLAEARRHGAQGVAAIRSLWPG; translated from the coding sequence GTGATCCGCGACGCGCGCGGCCGGGTCCTGCTGACCCGCCGCACCGAAGGCCGCGATCTGGCCGGCCTGTGGGAATTCCCGGGCGGCAAGCGCGAGCCGGGCGAGACGCCCGAGGCGGCGCTGAGCCGCGAGCTGCACGAAGAGCTCGGCATCGACGCCGAGATCGGCGCCGAGGTGATCCGGGTGCCGCAGATCTATCCCGACAAGCGCCTGGTGCTGGACGTGCGCCACGTGCGCGCCTGGCGCGGCAGCGCGCGCGGCCGCGAGGGCCAGGCCCTGGCCTGGGTGCCGCCGCACAAACTGGCCAGCTATGCGATGCCGCCGGCCGACCGTCCGGTGGTGGCGGCGCTGGAGCAGCCCGAGCGTTATCTGGTGACGCCGGAACCCGAAGACGACGGCGTCTGGCTGGCGGGCCTGTCCACGGCCCTGGCCGCCGGCGTCAGGCGCGTGCAACTGCGCGCGCCGGCGCTGGCCGCCGGCGACCGCGCGCGGTGGCGGCAGCTCGCCGCTGCCGCGGCCAAGCGCTGCCGCGCGGCCAAGGCCGAGCTGCTGGTCAATGCCGATCTCGAACTGGCGCATGAGCTGGGCCTCGGCCTGCACCTGCGCGCCGCGCAACTGCGCGAGCTGGGCGAGCGCCCGCTCGCCGCCGGCCTGCCGCTGGCGGCGTCCTGCCACGATGCCGACGAGCTGCGTGCGGCGCAGGCGTTGGGCTGCGACTTCGCCGTGGTCGGCTCGGTCAAGCCGACGCCGAGCCATCCGAGCGTGCTCGGGATCGGCTGGGAAGCGTTCGCGGCGCTGCGCGAGTCGGTGTCGCTGCCGATCTATGCGATCGGCGGGCTGGGGCCGGACGACCTCGCCGAGGCGCGCCGGCATGGCGCGCAGGGCGTGGCGGCGATCCGCAGCTTGTGGCCGGGTTGA
- the pilB gene encoding type IV-A pilus assembly ATPase PilB codes for MSVATTANLVGITGIVRRLVLDGALEDARAREALAAATSERKPIAAYLTEHRLVTPNQLAAAHSVEFGVPLFDPSAMDPGQAAVRMIGEDLIRKHNALPLFKRGNKIFIGLSDPTNTSALDEIKFQTNAAVEAILVDEDLIRRTLDRWLETSDSLGDTVGDGEGLETLEIGKDDDLSTKGDSGIDAKGDDTPVVKFVNKVLVDAIRRGASDIHFEPYETDYRVRLRIDGLLKQVAKVPNKLHSRIAARLKVMAQLDIAEKRVPQDGRIKLNLSKTKQIDFRMSTLPTLFGEKIVLRILDGSAARLGIEKLGYEDDQKELFVGAVVKPYGMVLVTGPTGSGKTVSLYTALNILNDEQRNISTVEDPVEIRVPGINQVQMNVKRGMTFAAALRSFLRQDPDVIMVGEIRDLETAEIAIKAAQTGHMVLSTLHTNDAPQTIARLMNMGVAPYNITSSVTLVIAQRLARRLHDCKREVHLPEHALLAEGFTHEEVAAGITLFEPVGCPDCTEGYKGRTGIYQVMPMTDEIQAIVLEGGNAMQIAAAATRSGVRDLRRSALVKVLNGVTSLAEINRVTKD; via the coding sequence ATGTCCGTGGCAACGACAGCCAACCTGGTCGGCATCACCGGCATCGTCCGGCGCTTGGTGCTGGACGGCGCCCTGGAGGACGCGCGGGCCCGCGAAGCCTTGGCCGCGGCGACCAGCGAGCGCAAGCCGATCGCCGCCTATCTCACCGAACACCGGCTGGTCACGCCGAACCAGCTCGCGGCCGCCCACTCGGTCGAGTTCGGCGTGCCGTTGTTCGATCCCAGCGCGATGGATCCGGGCCAGGCGGCCGTGCGCATGATCGGCGAAGACCTGATCCGCAAGCACAACGCCCTGCCGTTGTTCAAACGCGGCAACAAGATCTTCATCGGCCTGTCCGATCCGACCAACACCTCCGCGCTGGACGAGATCAAGTTCCAGACCAACGCCGCGGTCGAGGCGATCCTGGTCGACGAGGACCTGATCCGGCGCACGCTCGACCGCTGGCTGGAGACCTCCGACTCGCTCGGCGACACGGTCGGCGACGGCGAAGGCCTGGAAACGCTGGAAATCGGCAAGGACGACGACCTGTCGACCAAGGGCGACAGCGGCATCGACGCCAAGGGCGACGACACTCCCGTCGTCAAGTTCGTCAACAAGGTGTTGGTCGACGCGATCCGCCGCGGCGCGTCCGACATCCATTTCGAGCCTTACGAAACCGACTACCGCGTGCGCCTGCGCATCGACGGCCTGCTCAAGCAGGTCGCCAAGGTGCCCAACAAGCTGCACTCGCGCATCGCCGCGCGCCTGAAGGTCATGGCGCAGCTGGACATCGCCGAGAAGCGCGTGCCGCAGGACGGCCGCATCAAGCTCAACCTGTCCAAGACCAAGCAGATCGACTTCCGCATGAGCACCTTGCCGACCCTGTTCGGCGAGAAGATCGTGCTGCGTATCCTCGACGGCTCCGCCGCCCGCCTGGGCATCGAGAAGCTCGGCTACGAGGACGACCAGAAGGAGCTGTTCGTCGGCGCGGTGGTCAAGCCCTACGGCATGGTCCTGGTGACCGGCCCGACCGGTTCGGGCAAGACGGTGTCGCTGTACACCGCGCTCAACATCCTCAACGACGAGCAGCGCAACATCTCAACGGTCGAGGACCCGGTCGAAATCCGCGTGCCGGGCATCAACCAGGTGCAGATGAACGTCAAGCGCGGCATGACCTTCGCCGCCGCGCTGCGCAGCTTCCTGCGCCAGGACCCGGACGTGATCATGGTCGGCGAAATCCGCGACCTCGAGACCGCCGAAATCGCGATCAAGGCCGCGCAGACCGGCCACATGGTGCTGTCCACCCTGCACACCAACGACGCCCCGCAGACCATCGCACGCCTCATGAACATGGGCGTGGCGCCGTACAACATCACCTCCTCGGTGACCCTGGTGATCGCCCAGCGACTGGCCCGGCGCCTGCACGACTGCAAGCGCGAAGTGCATCTGCCGGAACATGCGCTGCTGGCCGAAGGCTTCACCCACGAGGAAGTCGCCGCCGGCATCACCCTGTTCGAACCGGTCGGCTGCCCCGACTGCACCGAAGGCTACAAGGGACGTACCGGCATCTACCAGGTCATGCCGATGACCGACGAAATCCAGGCGATCGTGCTCGAAGGCGGCAACGCGATGCAGATCGCCGCCGCCGCGACGAGGTCGGGCGTGCGCGACCTGCGCCGTTCGGCGCTGGTCAAGGTGCTCAACGGCGTCACCAGCCTGGCCGAAATCAACCGCGTAACCAAGGACTAA